Below is a window of Plasmodium sp. gorilla clade G2 genome assembly, chromosome: 14 DNA.
tttttttgtcatataatatctataatttttataacaaaatagaaataaattttaattttagtTATGTTATCCTTTAagcaatataatatatgttaaaattaaatttccACATTTTAATAAGAAAAGAAACGAACAAAAACTGGAAATATCAGGAAAAGAACATATactttatatgtatatatatatatatataatatgtacacaaatatatattatatatattgataataaatggtatattaattctatatatatttttaaggactgttattttatttcattttattttatttgaatttttttttttttatcttgaTTTTAAAGAATTTCCATTCATAAGTTTTTTAAGTACACAGTTCCgctaatatataaattgcaCGTTTtgttagtttttttttttttttttttttttttttttttgattttttaatattaatttatgtttatgataatttttttaatttctatattatatgtgttatatttataattttacttaaaatttatttatttattttattttttatgcacttaattgttttttttttttttttttctttcttttttatttttcttaaataatTTGCACTAGTATAAtaatctatataatatatcccAATTCTTATGGGTTCAATTTACACATATtggaaaattatataacatatattaaatatacaaattatatatggataattacttcttttttttatttaacttttttaattttaatttttactgttttttttttttttttcttctttttctttgtaTAGACAAAATGAATAAGTTGTAAAATATAGTggaaactttttttttaacagaATTTTAGATTTAGcacacattttttttttatataatatatatatatatatataatatttacatgtaagatatatataatatataactatatatacatataacaaatatacattttatcatatttttaatattataaaaattcgcatgacatatatatatatatatatatatatatatatatatatatatatatatatgtatatatttatatattgttttttcttcattttatttgatgtcttcttttttttttttgttcttcatttttattcgttctgactttattttttttcttgattttatttgatttccttgatttgtttcttttcttttttttttttttttttttcttaatacaaaaaaaaaaatttatacaaCATGTGTATAAAGCAtagtattattaaaaatattgttcaattaaaattttaactcattatttttttttttataaaattcgTATTTTGCTTTATATCTAATTTTACAcatttacataaatatatatatatttattgatttatttttattatgtctATATCtttaaatgtttatattattttatattaaaattttatacgttgtattaattttatactttttacTTTAAATTGTAACATGTacatttaaatgataaaaaggaagatcagaacaaatttatttttaatgaaaCCATAGGGTTTCcactttatatttaaataaataaatatatatttatttatttatatatatatatatttttattttgatatattttagttcattttatataatttaaaattttttaatcaaATAAATTCATCAATTTTGTAGTACTACTTATATATGTactcatatatttttgtgtgTATTTGTGTCTTATGTTTTAAATTAACGAAACATATTtatactttaaaaaaaaaaaaaaaaaaaacagaatttttttttttttatttaatatatatttatacatataagtatttaatatataataataaatataaataaatatagataaatataatttaatattattagaatCATATagattatgttatataatagtttttttttttttttttttttgtaccaATATAGTATATGtagttttaatttataatttgtctatatttaaattttgaattttttttatcttttattattttattttattttattttttttggttattaatttaatttttctcatattattttaaatttgatatttaatatttctataataataatatcaacaaaaaaaaaatatatatatatatatataattatatatatataatataaaataaaaataaaagtaataattttttttttgcttaaTTTAATtctgttttgtttttttagtTGTATTGAcctataatattttgtttttatttgattccataactaaaataataaatttaaaatatatatatatatattaatttatttatctatCTATCTATCATATCtttgtatttatatctttaaataaaggatttattttaaattaaatttggttttcatttttataattttcatatatataatctttttATGTCTATTATGCTTTATTAATTAAGAAtctataatatttctattagtaataataaaagtatatttatttatattttgtttttgtagATATTCATATATTGTTAAAGTGTACACCTTgtgaatacatatatgtatatatatatatatatatatatatatatatttacctaTAGTTTTGTTCTAAATTATTAAGTtattaatatagaaaaagaaaaaaaaaactgagTAATCATATACATctacaataatatatctatattttttttagttgtctatatattttaaggttttttttttaaagagtGTATTATGTTATTGAACAATATAAACAtctgtttatatatttgcatttatatatatatatatttttgtagtattttatttgtacttgaattaatttttattctttaaattgtatttttgatttttgttcttttattttgtataataaaaactttttattatataatagtatatattgatataatatactgtgtattttattttaactcattctgttttgttttgttttaactcattcttttttattttattttaactcattcttttttattttattttatttaattttgttgtattatataatatttgtctttttattttgaagaaGATGGTTTATGCCACACTTTTGAGTGAAGAAGATTTAAGTCGTTTTCGAACGAAGCAATGTAAGAGATTGTTGAATGGTGGTTGTAATTTTGGCTTGGATAGATGTCAGTATAGTCACAATGAATTTTGGAATAGGAGATGTCCATTTTATTTAAGTGACTCATCTTTTATACGTTATATTACTGTAATGTGTCCTGATGTAGAAACAAGAGCTGATGGTTCTATTAATAGTTTATGTTTAAGAGGAGGTGAATGTCCTTTTGCTCATTCTActgaagaaatattatatcatcctcttttttataaaacaaaaagatgTGAAGATTATAAAAAGGGGTCATGTAATACTTATTATTGTCCTTTTATTCATGGTTTAGCTGAGACGAGAGTACCTGGTACTTATAAGTTGCCATTTACAAATGGAATTGATATGCCCAATATTCCaaatgttattattgttgatAAGATAGATATATGTAGTAAAAATAGTAATGgtattataaatgataaatatatgaaaaatatgtcATTTAAAAAGAGAAGTGATATACAATTaggacatataaataataatgatatacattgtaataataaaacaaatagtATCAATTACACACTTTATGATTCTATGGATACTATatctaataaaaatgatatgaataaaaaagcTGTTGATAGATCtaatttatcttttaataatgctgtatttaataaagatagcttttttgatttttctgaagaaaatattaaaatgaatatgttAAATAAGAAAGGTCCTTTTgaccatataaataataatacatactCAAGAAGTAGTATGAAAGATTCTATTAATTCTATTGGTTCATTTGAAGCAAACAATATGAAGGATAATAACATGTGTAATTCTCAAGGTAATCTATCGAGTGTTGTTGGACATAtatcaaatgataataagaaTGGTATTAATGGTGTGAGTGCAAATCATAATAATCCAAACagcaacaataataataataataataataataacattaaagataatgataacattaaagataatgataacattaaagataatgataacattaaagataatgataatgaaagtaatgataataataaaactaaTAGACAATCGAATGgtaaaaatgtaaattcttgtaattataatgaatttCTATCAAGAAAATTAAATGGAACTGTTACTGGATCATATCAAAATGTGTGCAGTAAAAACATTTCACTTAGTACAAACAATTCTACAAGTTATATAGACACAATTAATACTCCTaataagaattataataagaatttGAACATATTAAAACTTAAACAGAATCATTCAAGTTGTAGTACTGATGCTcatgaaataaattttaatgaGCATGAAGCAACAAGTGACGATGCTAtagaagatgaagaagatgaatattttaattctGAGAATATTGATTCAACTGTATCAAATAGAAATAATGAATTAGAAAACATTAGTGGTGATAACAAGTTATCAAATGTAACAGCAGaaacaaatttaaatattgatagaaataatgaaataaatttattagaaGTTATTAAATGTTTAAAGGGTTTATgtgaaaaaataatgaaaggAGACTTAACATTTACATCTGAACAATGGGACAATATTGCTCAAATAACATATGAAATAGTAGCAGTTATAGAATTTAATAGAgtaatgaaattaaaaaagacagctaataagataaaaaatgatatatataataagaataaagatttcatttttaatatggaaaataaagactataaaaaggaaataaatgaaaatgaaatggAACAAGAATTTTATACAAATGAAAAGgataaaattgaaaaaacaCTTTGTActaatattgataatttaattgaagaaaaaaatagtaatataaatGGAATACCTTTAGATgtcaaattaaaaaattatgatgaaaTTTTTGAAAGAcctaaaaatgaaaaagtaaatgatataaatagattaaaatattcattaaatgaaaatatatatatggaaaaagacaataataataatataaataaggaaaattcaattttattcttagaaaatgatgaaaaaaataatattttaaataaatttaactTTGACTTCAACAAAAGAGaagaacatatatttaacaaTTTAAATGAACTTATAAATACTGAGGACAATGAATTAGTACATTTTTATCAGGAACAATTAGCACAAAACTttttagaagaaaaaaatgaattagaTATTATGTCAATGAAACAAAAATTTATTCCAtcacatattaataaaataaatttaatcaatgataataatgataacaaCAATgctttacaaaatataaaagattctTGTTTTttagaatattataatataaataaaagtaataacTTAAActttaaagataaaaatgataccAACGAAAAATTATCATCACAGCAACCATTTGTAtcttttttctctttcttaTCAGAATAAAActttattatctatatattaattattaagcAAAGCATgtctatataaaatatatatatatatatatatatatatgtatgtgttcTTTTAACACaccatcatatttattaaaataagtaTACTTTCtgaatgtatataatttatttatttattggtaatatattttgtatttttttattttattttattttattttattttttacttgagaatatttcctttttataaaaaaagtcATATAAacttaaattt
It encodes the following:
- a CDS encoding zinc finger protein, putative, which translates into the protein MVYATLLSEEDLSRFRTKQCKRLLNGGCNFGLDRCQYSHNEFWNRRCPFYLSDSSFIRYITVMCPDVETRADGSINSLCLRGGECPFAHSTEEILYHPLFYKTKRCEDYKKGSCNTYYCPFIHGLAETRVPGTYKLPFTNGIDMPNIPNVIIVDKIDICSKNSNGIINDKYMKNMSFKKRSDIQLGHINNNDIHCNNKTNSINYTLYDSMDTISNKNDMNKKAVDRSNLSFNNAVFNKDSFFDFSEENIKMNMLNKKGPFDHINNNTYSRSSMKDSINSIGSFEANNMKDNNMCNSQGNLSSVVGHISNDNKNGINGVSANHNNPNSNNNNNNNNNNIKDNDNIKDNDNIKDNDNIKDNDNESNDNNKTNRQSNGKNVNSCNYNEFLSRKLNGTVTGSYQNVCSKNISLSTNNSTSYIDTINTPNKNYNKNLNILKLKQNHSSCSTDAHEINFNEHEATSDDAIEDEEDEYFNSENIDSTVSNRNNELENISGDNKLSNVTAETNLNIDRNNEINLLEVIKCLKGLCEKIMKGDLTFTSEQWDNIAQITYEIVAVIEFNRVMKLKKTANKIKNDIYNKNKDFIFNMENKDYKKEINENEMEQEFYTNEKDKIEKTLCTNIDNLIEEKNSNINGIPLDVKLKNYDEIFERPKNEKVNDINRLKYSLNENIYMEKDNNNNINKENSILFLENDEKNNILNKFNFDFNKREEHIFNNLNELINTEDNELVHFYQEQLAQNFLEEKNELDIMSMKQKFIPSHINKINLINDNNDNNNALQNIKDSCFLEYYNINKSNNLNFKDKNDTNEKLSSQQPFVSFFSFLSE